A part of Penaeus chinensis breed Huanghai No. 1 chromosome 6, ASM1920278v2, whole genome shotgun sequence genomic DNA contains:
- the LOC125026172 gene encoding uncharacterized protein LOC125026172, which translates to MIVQLWGHMEPLIGLMQGSQTVATDTGLVNALSFNHWMCSWISVPLINHHTPNKSQTSGFRGCYNRQQVVFSSYSWNFVHSPRKDQYKAEVGDQLTGEFIVRWQSGEPEFPRKHE; encoded by the exons ATGATCGTGCAGCTCTGGGGTCATATGGAGCCACTTATAGGTCTGATGCAGGGTTCCCAAACCGTTGCGACGGATACAGGTCTCGTTAATGCGCTCTCTTTCAATCATTGGATGTGCTCTTGGATATCTGTGCCTTTAATTAATCACCACACTCCAAATAAGTCACAAACTTCAGGTTTCCGTGGTTGTTACAACCGACAACAAGTGGTTTTCTCTTCTTACAGCTGGAACTTTGTACACTCGCCGAGGAAGGACCAATACAAAGCTGAAGTGGGAGATCAGCT TACTGGTGAATTTATCGTACGTTGGCAGAGCGGCGAGCCAGAGTTTCCGAGGAAGCATGAATAA
- the LOC125026170 gene encoding lipoyltransferase 1, mitochondrial-like, which produces MMSLRNVAKFAQQCGYRPSRSLLGSSQGAAELCGVRPASTGVGSAKASEEAKPNATQKPVKRVVFISQSTDVYANLAFEDWLYRNWTFDRRQILFLWRNSPCVVIGRHQNPYVEANLPYLESARVPVVRRNSGGGTVYHDEGNLNMTFFTERNRYNRKENLEVICRALQEDFGIDAQANERDDVIVNDMYKVSGSAAKLGRTAAYHHCTLLVGSDKTQLKLALQGDKSIASKATASVPAPIMNLKEVTSEITVEELIKSVGQKYLETTGKDGQLMAKQNFQRSNGYTLVNPTDDWFPGLAKLKEELASEEWLFNKTPRFTITRPVTLPECIAHNTTVSITVQAYHGIIEDMKVSSSGLCPEVVELLKDIGTAIKGTPFNNDVFHNLANRMRLPPPLRTHRSVV; this is translated from the exons ATGATGTCCCTAAGAAATGTTGCCAAGTTTGCCCAGCAGTGTGGGTATCGTCCATCTCGATCTCTACTGGGCTCCTCTCAAGGAGCAGCCGAGTTGTGTGGGGTACGCCCTGCCAGTACTGGCGTAGGCTCTGCCAAGGCGTCGGAAGAGGCGAAACCTAACGCCACCCAAAAACCCGTCAAGAGGGTCGTCTTCATCTCCCAGTCCACCGACGTGTACGCCAATCTCGCCTTCGAGGACTGGCTGTACCGGAACTGGACTTTCGACAGGCGACAGATTCTCTTCCTGTGGCGAAACTCTCCTTGCGTGGTGATTGGCCGTCATCAGAACCCGTACGTGGAGGCCAATTTGCCGTACTTGGAGAGTGCCAGGGTTCCCGTGGTCAGGAGGAACAGCGGCGGAGGCACTGTCTACCATGACGAGGGAAACCTCAACATGACGTTCTTCACTGAGAGGAACAG GTATAACCGAAAGGAAAACCTCGAGGTGATTTGCCGAGCTCTTCAGGAGGACTTTGGCATCGACGCCCAGGCCAACGAACGTGATGATGTCATCGTTAATGACATGTACAAG GTGTCAGGATCTGCAGCCAAACTAGGACGGACTGCAGCTTACCACCACTGCACACTCCTCGTTGGATCTGATAAAACCCAGCTGAAACTTGCTCTTCAGGGAGAtaag AGTATTGCCAGCAAGGCTACTGCAAGTGTTCCAGCACCTATAATGAATCTCAAAGAAGTAACTTCAGAAATAACTGTTGAGGAGCTCATTAAAAGCGTTGGCCAAAAGTATCTTGAGACAACAGGGAAAGATGGCCAGCTGATGGCAAAACAGAACTTCCAAAGGTCAAATGGCTACACGCTTGTCAACCCGACCGATGATTGGTTCCCAG GTTTGGCAAAGTTGAAAGAGGAACTAGCATCTGAGGAATGGCTATTTAACAAGACCCCTCGGTTTACCATAACACGACCAGTTACCCTTCCTGAGTGTATTGCACATAATACAACTGTCAGTATAACAGTCCAG GCATACCATGGCATTATTGAGGACATGAAGGTTTCAAGTTCAGGACTTTGCCCTGAAGTTGTTGAACTGTTAAAAGACATTGGCACAGCTATCAAGGGAACTCCGTTTAACAATGACGTCTTCCATAATCTGGCCAACCGCATGcgactccctccacctcttcgcACACACCGGTCTGTGGTTTGA
- the LOC125026173 gene encoding dynein light chain 1, cytoplasmic isoform X2, with product MSSDRKAVVKNADMSEEMQQDAVDCATQAIEKFNIEKDIAAYIKKEFDKKYNPTWHCIVGRNFGSYVTHETKHFIYFYLGQVAILLFKSG from the exons ATGTCATCAGACCGCAAAGCAGTGGTTAAGAATGCCGACATGTCGGAGGAGATGCAGCAGGATGCTGTAGATTGTGCCACTCAGGCTATTGAGAAGTTTAACATAGAGAAG GATATTGCAGCTTATATCAAAAAGGAGTTTGACAAGAAATATAACCCCACATGGCATTGTATTGTTGGTCGTAACTTTGGCAGCTATGTGACTCACGAGACCAAGCACTTCATCTACTTCTACCTGGGACAAGTAGCCATTCTTCTCTTCAAGAGTGGTTAA
- the LOC125026173 gene encoding dynein light chain 1, cytoplasmic isoform X1: MLCCPSLLARMSSDRKAVVKNADMSEEMQQDAVDCATQAIEKFNIEKDIAAYIKKEFDKKYNPTWHCIVGRNFGSYVTHETKHFIYFYLGQVAILLFKSG, from the exons ATGCTCTGCTGCCCGTCGCTACTAGCAAG AATGTCATCAGACCGCAAAGCAGTGGTTAAGAATGCCGACATGTCGGAGGAGATGCAGCAGGATGCTGTAGATTGTGCCACTCAGGCTATTGAGAAGTTTAACATAGAGAAG GATATTGCAGCTTATATCAAAAAGGAGTTTGACAAGAAATATAACCCCACATGGCATTGTATTGTTGGTCGTAACTTTGGCAGCTATGTGACTCACGAGACCAAGCACTTCATCTACTTCTACCTGGGACAAGTAGCCATTCTTCTCTTCAAGAGTGGTTAA